GGCCACTGAGGCCCCGGCGCCTGAGCAGGGCGAGGCGACTGAGACCGAGAAGGACGCCTGACATGCTGATCCCACGCAAGGTCAAGCACCGCAAGCAGCACCACCCCGGGCGCTCCGGCGCGGCCAAGGGCGGAACCCGTGTCACGTTCGGTGACTACGGCATCCAGGCCCTTGAGCCGGCGTACGTGACTAACCGGCAGATCGAGTCCGCACGTATCGCCATCAACCGGCACATCCGCCGTGGTGGCAAGGTGTGGATCAACATCTTCCCGGACCGTCCGCTGACCAAGAAGCCCGCCGAGACCCGCATGGGTTCGGGTAAGGGCAGCCCCGAGTGGTGGGTGGCCAACGTCAAGCCGGGCCGCGTGCTGTTCGAGATGACCTACCCCAACGAGCAGGTTGCCCGCGAGGCGCTTCGCCGCGCGATCCACAAGCTGCCGATGAAGTGCCGCATCGTGAAGCGGGATGAGGAGTTCTAAATGGCAGTCGGAACCTCTCCGTCGGACCTTCGGGAGCTGGAGAACGACGAGCTCGAGACTCGCCTGCGCGAGTCCAAGGAAGAGCTGTTCAACCTCCGCTTCCAGGTCGCGACCGGACAACTGGACAACCACAAGCGCCTGAAGGCCGTCCGCAGCGACATCGCCCGGATCTACACGATCCTGCGCGAGCGCGAGCTGGGACTGGCCGCGGCGCCGAGTGAGACCGCAACGAGCGAAAGCGATGAGGGCTAGCAAGATGGCCGATGAAGTAACCACTGAAGAGGTCGTCGAGGTCCCGATCGAGGAAGCTCCAAGCGACCGCCCCGACGAGACCCGCGACAAGGAGATCGGCCACGGCGGCAACCGCAACTACCGCAAGGTGCGCAGCGGCGTCGTCGTCTCGGACAAGATGGACAAGACCATCGTCGTCCAGGTCGA
The nucleotide sequence above comes from Epidermidibacterium keratini. Encoded proteins:
- the rpmC gene encoding 50S ribosomal protein L29 produces the protein MAVGTSPSDLRELENDELETRLRESKEELFNLRFQVATGQLDNHKRLKAVRSDIARIYTILRERELGLAAAPSETATSESDEG
- the rplP gene encoding 50S ribosomal protein L16, whose amino-acid sequence is MLIPRKVKHRKQHHPGRSGAAKGGTRVTFGDYGIQALEPAYVTNRQIESARIAINRHIRRGGKVWINIFPDRPLTKKPAETRMGSGKGSPEWWVANVKPGRVLFEMTYPNEQVAREALRRAIHKLPMKCRIVKRDEEF